In Bacillus sp. FJAT-45037, the following are encoded in one genomic region:
- a CDS encoding FbpB family small basic protein, which yields MRKVRKVPFEQLMRENREQILKDKALLEQIEVRWEQRHAIEK from the coding sequence GTGAGAAAAGTCAGAAAAGTGCCATTTGAGCAACTAATGAGAGAAAACAGAGAACAAATTCTTAAAGATAAAGCCTTATTAGAGCAAATTGAAGTAAGGTGGGAGCAACGTCACGCTATTGAAAAGTAA
- a CDS encoding acid-soluble spore protein N → MKSAKSTSAQFRPYHPGTQPVEATTNKGKQMNTKSNQQPDYVPPKG, encoded by the coding sequence ATGAAGAGTGCAAAATCAACTTCAGCTCAATTTAGACCATATCATCCTGGAACACAACCGGTTGAAGCTACAACAAATAAAGGGAAACAAATGAATACAAAAAGTAATCAGCAACCGGATTATGTTCCACCGAAAGGATAG
- a CDS encoding DUF1657 domain-containing protein, with translation MTVQTQMQQAIAECQSVQASLTQFSLETENEKAKQMFEQLADQQKNILTLLEGRYSQVLNEEPQFQESAQNQQQE, from the coding sequence ATGACCGTACAAACACAGATGCAACAAGCAATAGCCGAATGTCAATCGGTCCAAGCGAGTTTGACTCAATTTAGCTTAGAGACAGAAAATGAAAAGGCAAAACAGATGTTTGAACAATTAGCTGACCAACAAAAGAATATTTTGACGCTACTCGAAGGTCGTTATTCGCAAGTATTAAATGAAGAGCCTCAATTTCAAGAATCAGCACAAAATCAACAACAAGAATAG
- a CDS encoding TVP38/TMEM64 family protein encodes MIRKLFIFILYALIALLIYWYGDSILQWIRQGGANYVILTAFLATMFALFPIIPYPIIGGVLGAVYGPALGSLVTWIGSSMASIIMFVFVRFGYQDWGLNIVNRYKSLSKVTTLFEKNAFMTIFITRLIPVIPSIIVNVYSALSRVRFLSYAIASSLGKMPSMILFAVVGNSFVNDPSQLIVIGVAYLVFLGLVYGTYTFWQKKAENNEKLPEL; translated from the coding sequence ATGATTCGAAAACTATTCATTTTTATCCTATACGCACTCATTGCATTGTTGATTTATTGGTATGGTGATTCGATCCTTCAATGGATTCGCCAAGGGGGAGCAAACTATGTGATACTCACAGCTTTTTTAGCGACGATGTTTGCTTTATTTCCGATTATTCCATATCCCATTATCGGCGGAGTTTTAGGTGCTGTATATGGCCCTGCACTCGGTAGTTTGGTCACCTGGATCGGATCATCTATGGCATCCATTATTATGTTTGTCTTCGTAAGATTCGGTTATCAAGATTGGGGACTGAACATAGTCAACCGTTACAAATCTCTTTCTAAAGTGACCACTTTATTTGAGAAGAATGCCTTTATGACCATCTTTATAACACGATTAATACCAGTCATTCCGTCAATTATCGTCAATGTTTATTCTGCCTTAAGCCGTGTACGCTTCTTGTCTTATGCGATCGCCTCATCTCTTGGTAAGATGCCATCGATGATTTTGTTTGCTGTTGTCGGCAACTCTTTTGTAAATGATCCAAGTCAATTGATTGTAATTGGGGTTGCCTACCTTGTATTCCTAGGCCTCGTTTATGGAACGTACACTTTTTGGCAAAAGAAGGCGGAAAACAACGAAAAGCTCCCTGAATTATAG
- a CDS encoding copper resistance D family protein — MVELSQLLLMLSFLLLVGYHLLLVIPQSIRPSIHIPKKIVLSVTALVPVLLLVPVYNILNVLVTQFSIGLAEALPTVFLTYAVGQSALISFFGTIILFVLTYSNQRSFQVRMIQLLLVLVLVLSSGWASHAASIAGVLGFISNSVHLLAVSAWIGPVFVIAWFSRSIDQKKAFAAWFSPLAVLCVLAITATGLLLMGDIVPQYVNSWMITYGQLLLIKHILFIPLLILGFRHSFLMRSVKKGISERNLMISFKIESIVAILVLAITTWMTEQTPPHEVIDTLQTESISPLFSWFVDQPILPGQTLSIEFGAGILISLMASLVLFLIALFILVRSSRIIVPLIVLACTSGLLYFSLMMGATPIDMVMDETVYATKQEAISATYSSDSVVTIHKEEELDATRVIVIYTVDQADLVAQVLEKTTDGMKRLPASMLTIGGSKVTEEDQKIRTFRVQSGAFSDLQFGYTYVTFGMIQEPVDVARVQIHYEGGSYISELEQQVFINRTSSDELWNDQHPIDFLLDDGTVIETYARQVMEEGVYCH, encoded by the coding sequence ATGGTTGAATTAAGTCAACTGCTCTTAATGCTAAGTTTTCTTCTATTGGTCGGTTATCACCTCTTGCTTGTTATTCCACAATCAATCAGGCCGAGCATTCATATCCCGAAAAAAATCGTCTTATCAGTCACAGCATTAGTACCAGTACTGTTGCTTGTGCCTGTTTATAACATATTGAATGTTCTTGTTACACAGTTCTCTATAGGGTTAGCTGAGGCCTTGCCAACCGTCTTCTTAACTTACGCTGTCGGACAATCAGCTCTTATCAGTTTCTTTGGAACGATCATTCTTTTTGTGTTGACTTATTCCAACCAACGATCATTTCAAGTCAGGATGATTCAATTACTACTTGTGTTGGTTTTAGTTTTGTCTTCAGGCTGGGCTAGTCACGCAGCCTCGATTGCAGGTGTTTTGGGATTTATCTCAAACAGTGTGCATCTTTTGGCTGTGTCAGCTTGGATAGGACCTGTTTTTGTGATCGCTTGGTTCAGTCGGTCAATCGATCAGAAGAAGGCGTTTGCGGCGTGGTTTAGCCCGTTAGCCGTACTTTGTGTGTTAGCAATTACTGCTACGGGATTGTTGTTAATGGGCGATATAGTTCCACAATATGTCAACTCCTGGATGATCACGTATGGACAGTTACTACTCATAAAACATATTCTCTTTATCCCTTTGCTAATTTTAGGGTTTCGTCATAGCTTTTTAATGCGTTCTGTGAAAAAAGGAATTAGTGAACGCAATCTTATGATATCGTTTAAAATCGAAAGCATCGTTGCCATACTCGTTCTTGCTATTACAACATGGATGACAGAACAGACGCCACCTCATGAAGTTATTGATACTTTGCAAACGGAATCAATCTCGCCACTCTTTAGCTGGTTTGTAGATCAGCCAATTTTACCTGGTCAAACACTTAGCATTGAGTTTGGTGCGGGGATTTTAATTAGCTTAATGGCGTCGCTTGTGCTTTTCTTAATAGCGTTATTTATATTAGTGAGATCAAGTCGAATCATCGTTCCATTGATTGTGCTTGCTTGTACGAGTGGTTTGCTTTACTTCTCTCTTATGATGGGGGCGACACCGATAGATATGGTGATGGATGAAACGGTTTATGCGACGAAACAAGAAGCGATTTCGGCAACGTACTCTAGTGATTCTGTCGTAACAATTCATAAGGAAGAAGAACTCGATGCTACTAGAGTGATCGTGATCTATACGGTCGATCAAGCAGATCTTGTAGCACAAGTGTTAGAGAAAACAACGGATGGAATGAAACGACTTCCTGCTTCGATGCTTACAATAGGTGGATCGAAAGTGACCGAAGAAGATCAGAAAATTAGAACCTTCCGTGTTCAAAGCGGGGCATTTAGTGATTTGCAATTTGGCTATACGTATGTCACATTTGGAATGATTCAAGAGCCTGTCGATGTAGCACGAGTGCAGATTCATTACGAAGGTGGTTCTTATATTTCGGAGCTTGAACAACAAGTCTTTATCAACCGGACATCAAGTGATGAATTATGGAATGATCAGCATCCTATTGACTTTTTATTAGATGATGGGACCGTTATCGAAACGTATGCACGTCAAGTGATGGAAGAAGGTGTCTATTGCCATTAA
- a CDS encoding MarR family winged helix-turn-helix transcriptional regulator translates to MEEYKQILLDLDDVMRSIGKHFIPDLEILNEFHLTKRQVAMLFHILKKPETTISEIAQYFEISKSAVSQSMSKLEDEKIIVRQINSENRREVNLELGFNGERIQRELMKLEQKMMTIYLSKLPIDDLKHVRNTLRKLDEIIVEEKKNSNKL, encoded by the coding sequence ATGGAAGAATATAAACAAATTTTATTGGATTTAGATGATGTGATGAGAAGCATAGGGAAGCATTTTATTCCTGATCTCGAGATTTTAAATGAGTTTCATTTAACGAAAAGACAAGTAGCGATGTTGTTTCATATTTTGAAAAAACCAGAGACGACGATCTCTGAAATTGCTCAGTATTTTGAGATTTCAAAGAGTGCGGTGAGTCAATCAATGTCAAAGCTCGAAGATGAAAAAATCATTGTTCGTCAAATCAACAGTGAAAATCGACGCGAAGTAAACCTTGAGTTAGGGTTTAACGGAGAGAGAATACAACGAGAATTGATGAAACTTGAACAAAAAATGATGACGATTTATCTTTCGAAATTGCCTATCGATGATTTAAAGCATGTGCGAAACACATTACGCAAATTAGATGAAATTATTGTTGAAGAAAAGAAGAATTCGAACAAATTGTGA
- a CDS encoding DUF421 domain-containing protein — protein sequence MEIWSGSETLPIIGFLIRAGIVYLYIFLIVKIVGQRSMGSIDALDFIFGVVIGDILGEPLTDGSLPLAGPVVAAATIAGLHLSLSFIALKTPRFRRVIEDEPIILLRNGVILHEQLRRVKITLESFMMDMRLNGAIDLNEVDYAVLEMNGQISVIKKSAHDSATPNDLQIKAPNKGYPSVIIEDGHIIEANLKNVGTLDWLHNLIHKHGYANPKEIFVLTIDEAGNVYISPKHTKDHVKKGR from the coding sequence ATGGAGATTTGGAGTGGGTCAGAGACGTTACCGATTATAGGGTTTCTTATTCGGGCAGGAATTGTATATCTTTACATTTTTCTCATTGTAAAGATTGTCGGACAACGTTCCATGGGTTCTATTGATGCGCTGGATTTTATTTTTGGTGTCGTCATTGGGGACATTCTAGGCGAACCTTTGACAGATGGATCACTACCTTTAGCGGGTCCAGTCGTTGCTGCTGCTACGATTGCAGGTCTTCATTTATCCTTAAGCTTTATTGCTCTAAAGACACCACGTTTCCGTCGAGTGATTGAAGACGAGCCAATTATCTTGCTGAGAAATGGAGTGATTTTACATGAACAACTTAGAAGAGTTAAAATTACGCTTGAATCTTTTATGATGGATATGCGTCTAAATGGTGCGATTGACTTGAATGAAGTTGACTATGCTGTTCTTGAGATGAATGGACAAATTAGTGTCATAAAGAAATCGGCACATGATAGTGCAACACCAAATGACCTTCAAATAAAAGCACCAAATAAGGGCTATCCTAGCGTGATAATTGAAGATGGCCATATCATTGAAGCTAATCTTAAAAACGTTGGTACGCTTGACTGGTTACATAATCTCATTCATAAACATGGTTATGCCAATCCTAAAGAAATTTTTGTACTGACAATAGATGAAGCGGGAAACGTCTACATTAGTCCGAAACATACGAAGGACCATGTTAAAAAGGGCAGATAA
- a CDS encoding VanZ family protein has protein sequence MKNIQLKTWVWIFFFLYILSLFYVTLLAWNYGASLGAAAPGGRNYNLVPFRSIYRIALFSPTIIDPIKILLGNIVMFMPLGFLLTLLVRRLRIIGLVTFVGFLVSLMIETSQFMFTHRVANVDDLILNTFGTWLGAVLAMTILMARNRIIVYTNDQKSSL, from the coding sequence ATGAAGAACATTCAACTGAAGACATGGGTTTGGATTTTCTTCTTCCTTTACATTCTTTCATTGTTCTATGTTACCCTACTTGCTTGGAATTATGGTGCCTCCCTTGGCGCAGCAGCCCCTGGAGGTAGGAATTATAACCTCGTCCCATTTCGAAGTATCTATCGCATAGCGCTGTTTAGTCCTACGATTATTGACCCGATAAAAATTTTACTTGGTAATATTGTCATGTTTATGCCCCTTGGATTTTTGTTGACCTTATTAGTTCGAAGGCTTCGAATAATTGGACTGGTTACGTTCGTTGGCTTTTTAGTGTCACTCATGATTGAAACGAGTCAATTTATGTTTACACATCGTGTTGCTAATGTGGATGATCTAATATTAAATACGTTCGGTACATGGCTTGGTGCTGTGTTGGCTATGACGATATTAATGGCGCGAAATCGAATCATTGTCTATACAAATGACCAAAAAAGCTCCCTATAA
- a CDS encoding efflux RND transporter permease subunit yields MTNFSIRRPKFTIVAMLLFLIFGFVSITNLPLQLFPNINPPVAAVVTSYSGASPEEVQDKVTKPLESQLATTSGLKKISSTTSEGMTLILLEFSWTASIDDVELDIINTIRQTPLPEDANEPSFLKFDPSMMPMMQLAITGEDDILSIQDLVDDMRLELTKVPGVASIDEAGSLIEEIQITLNQDELIANNLTQDDVVSVIQSNNLTMPGGTVLDGDLSLTTRVISELVAIEEVRELVVGVGTDGNNLLLEDLGTVEVATADTNVITRANQEPAIQFTIMKESESNTVQVSNAVNDRLNDLLDDSKYEDLNTVMLFDEGEFINSAIASVTNALIFGGILAMLVLFFFLRNLKTPLIVGIAIPFSIIVTFAFLYFAGIGLNLMSLGGLALGIGMLVDNAIVVIENIYRHLSMNKKPKEAALDGTKEVSGAIIASTLTTVSVFLPIVFISGLVANLFREFALAVSFSLLASLLVALTVVPMIASRILKKPNEDREAKRMDSSFMRGMDRSTRWVLTHRFAVLAITLILLVVGGLGLTQVGTELIPDSDQGNFTVDIALEQGTTVERTQETVEAVEDMLGDYREIADYVSSAGSSDQNAMMGNSGDHQAQIFVAMVPQDQRTISTSDFIESVQSDVSRVDRDAEISLSTVGSLGTEANTLVFTISDPNSIRLYETAEELEEELLSIREVREIELSIEETSPEIQIEVDRDLARENGLAPAQIAQQVHDLTRGQLASTLQTEDNNLFNIFVKIDPEFTEDLEALETLQLQNGNGEYIALNEVAEILNGEGPTTIQRMEQEEAVEFTVFYSTSTTLGDISQLVEEAVDDVGLDDQTSFSYGGEQELLEDSIGSMGLAILLAIIFIYLVMAAQFESFKMPFVIMFTVPLVVIGVALALIVTQTALSVTVFIGLIVLIGIVVNNAIVLVDYVNQRKASGLSTFEALVVSVKDRTRPILMTSSTTILGMVPLALGLGEGAELQQPMALAVIGGLISSTFLTLFVIPVVYSLFDNQTRKRRYVTVEGEFFEVNDRAKTLPPTVETERVSEYGFVEKELDQALQDKSSAKEESQELEKESDSTNKPNSTDSLSKNDILKLLEQIVDTSKNDHEKNNHDPSDKDRS; encoded by the coding sequence ATGACTAATTTTTCCATTAGGAGACCGAAATTTACGATTGTGGCTATGCTGCTCTTCTTAATATTTGGGTTTGTATCCATTACAAATTTACCATTACAATTGTTCCCAAATATTAACCCGCCTGTTGCAGCGGTAGTAACGAGTTATTCAGGGGCGAGTCCTGAGGAGGTTCAAGATAAAGTAACGAAACCTCTAGAGAGTCAGCTTGCAACGACTTCAGGTTTAAAGAAAATTAGTTCGACAACAAGTGAAGGAATGACGTTAATTTTACTTGAATTTAGTTGGACAGCATCAATTGATGATGTGGAACTTGATATTATTAACACGATTCGTCAAACCCCTCTTCCTGAGGATGCGAATGAGCCGAGCTTCTTGAAGTTTGATCCATCGATGATGCCGATGATGCAACTGGCTATTACAGGGGAAGACGATATTTTAAGCATTCAAGACTTAGTCGATGACATGAGACTTGAACTTACAAAAGTTCCGGGAGTAGCAAGTATCGATGAAGCAGGGAGCTTAATCGAGGAAATTCAAATTACGTTAAATCAAGACGAATTGATCGCGAACAATTTAACACAAGATGATGTTGTGTCTGTTATTCAATCGAATAATTTGACCATGCCAGGTGGTACTGTCTTAGATGGAGATCTGAGTTTAACGACACGAGTGATTAGCGAATTGGTAGCGATTGAAGAGGTAAGGGAACTTGTTGTTGGTGTAGGAACCGACGGAAACAATTTGTTGTTAGAGGATCTTGGTACGGTTGAGGTCGCAACAGCGGATACAAATGTCATTACACGTGCCAATCAAGAGCCTGCCATTCAATTTACGATTATGAAGGAATCAGAATCAAACACCGTGCAAGTATCGAATGCAGTCAATGATCGGTTAAACGATCTTCTTGACGATTCGAAGTACGAAGATTTAAACACAGTCATGCTATTTGATGAAGGAGAATTTATTAATTCAGCAATTGCCAGTGTAACAAATGCCCTTATTTTCGGGGGAATCTTGGCGATGCTTGTCTTATTCTTTTTCTTACGGAACTTAAAGACACCGCTTATTGTTGGAATTGCAATACCATTTTCGATCATTGTTACATTTGCCTTCTTATACTTTGCTGGCATTGGATTGAACTTAATGAGTCTTGGGGGATTAGCCTTAGGGATTGGGATGCTCGTGGATAATGCGATTGTCGTTATTGAAAACATATATCGCCACTTATCGATGAATAAAAAACCTAAAGAGGCAGCATTAGACGGAACAAAAGAAGTGTCTGGTGCAATTATTGCATCGACTTTAACGACGGTATCGGTTTTCTTACCAATCGTCTTTATAAGTGGTCTAGTTGCGAACCTGTTTAGAGAATTTGCTTTAGCTGTATCCTTTAGTTTACTTGCTTCATTACTTGTTGCACTAACGGTTGTGCCGATGATCGCAAGTAGAATCTTGAAAAAACCTAATGAAGATCGTGAAGCAAAACGAATGGACTCTTCCTTTATGAGAGGGATGGATCGTTCGACACGATGGGTTTTAACACATCGATTTGCCGTATTAGCAATCACGTTGATTCTTCTTGTTGTCGGAGGATTAGGATTAACCCAAGTCGGAACAGAATTGATCCCAGATAGTGATCAAGGGAATTTCACTGTTGATATCGCCCTTGAACAAGGTACAACGGTTGAGCGTACTCAAGAAACCGTTGAAGCTGTAGAGGATATGTTAGGCGATTACCGTGAAATTGCAGATTACGTTTCATCAGCAGGATCAAGTGATCAAAACGCAATGATGGGGAACTCAGGTGACCATCAAGCTCAAATTTTTGTTGCGATGGTTCCACAAGATCAACGAACCATTTCAACAAGTGATTTTATAGAATCGGTTCAGTCAGACGTGAGTCGTGTTGATCGTGATGCTGAGATTTCTCTTTCAACGGTTGGTTCTCTAGGCACAGAAGCGAATACGTTAGTGTTTACAATTAGTGATCCGAACTCAATAAGATTGTATGAAACCGCTGAAGAATTAGAGGAAGAATTACTATCGATACGTGAAGTTCGTGAAATTGAACTAAGTATTGAAGAGACAAGTCCAGAAATTCAAATTGAGGTCGATAGAGACTTAGCTAGGGAAAATGGACTTGCACCAGCACAAATTGCTCAGCAAGTGCATGACTTAACACGTGGGCAGCTGGCTTCAACGCTTCAAACAGAAGATAATAATTTATTTAATATCTTTGTTAAGATTGATCCTGAATTTACAGAAGATCTCGAAGCTCTTGAAACCTTGCAACTTCAAAATGGTAATGGGGAATATATTGCTTTAAACGAAGTAGCTGAAATTTTAAATGGTGAAGGTCCTACAACGATTCAACGTATGGAACAAGAAGAGGCTGTGGAATTTACAGTTTTCTATTCCACGTCGACGACACTCGGTGATATTAGCCAATTAGTAGAAGAGGCTGTTGATGATGTGGGGTTAGATGATCAAACGTCATTTAGTTATGGTGGTGAGCAAGAGCTACTTGAAGATTCGATTGGTAGCATGGGCCTTGCAATCCTCCTTGCGATCATCTTTATTTATCTCGTGATGGCCGCACAATTTGAATCATTTAAAATGCCATTTGTCATTATGTTCACTGTTCCACTCGTCGTCATAGGAGTGGCGTTAGCTTTAATTGTTACACAAACAGCATTAAGTGTGACGGTATTTATCGGGTTAATTGTTTTGATTGGGATTGTCGTGAACAATGCGATTGTCCTTGTTGATTATGTGAACCAACGAAAAGCAAGTGGGTTATCGACCTTTGAAGCGCTTGTAGTTTCGGTAAAAGATCGTACAAGACCAATTTTAATGACTTCATCAACAACGATATTGGGTATGGTGCCACTTGCACTTGGACTTGGTGAAGGAGCTGAACTCCAACAGCCAATGGCCCTAGCTGTTATTGGTGGCTTAATTAGTAGTACATTCCTTACCTTGTTTGTGATCCCTGTTGTATACAGTTTGTTTGATAACCAGACTAGAAAACGTCGTTATGTGACGGTAGAAGGAGAGTTTTTCGAGGTCAATGACCGTGCCAAAACGCTACCACCGACTGTCGAGACAGAACGTGTTAGTGAGTATGGTTTTGTTGAGAAAGAACTTGATCAAGCCCTACAAGATAAGAGTTCTGCCAAGGAGGAATCACAAGAGTTGGAAAAAGAGAGTGATTCTACGAACAAACCTAATTCGACAGACTCTTTATCGAAAAATGATATTTTAAAATTACTTGAGCAAATTGTTGATACGTCAAAAAATGACCATGAGAAAAACAATCATGATCCAAGCGACAAGGATCGCTCATAA
- a CDS encoding DMT family transporter, with protein MKNKLWPIYLMLTISTAIWGSAFIAGKFAIESFEPATIAFLRFFGAALLLFPIMWIVERNRPKPSLKDWGMFSLLGVTGIAIYNICFFLASKHAPVIKSSLFIAANPMLIVLLSAVFLKEAISRKQIIGLVLALSGVVVIVTEGNLHILTQFRFEAIDLVLGIAVITWALYSVLGRVVLKKFSPIVSTTYAVGFGTLFLLPFSLLERPMNAVLHATPIAWFSIVHMSVFVTVVSFIMYYYGIQQIGAARASIFINVMPVSAVIMATLFLGEEFTAAYGIGAFLVLTGVYVGTYVRKVRQKQPRHAS; from the coding sequence GTGAAAAATAAACTGTGGCCAATATACCTCATGTTAACAATTAGTACTGCGATTTGGGGAAGTGCCTTTATTGCAGGCAAATTTGCGATAGAAAGTTTCGAACCAGCTACAATTGCATTTTTGCGCTTTTTCGGAGCAGCCTTGCTTTTGTTTCCAATTATGTGGATCGTTGAACGCAATCGACCAAAACCTTCATTAAAGGATTGGGGAATGTTTAGTTTATTAGGAGTAACAGGCATTGCGATATATAATATTTGCTTCTTTTTAGCAAGTAAACATGCACCTGTGATCAAAAGTTCCCTTTTTATTGCGGCGAATCCAATGCTGATTGTTTTGCTGTCAGCGGTATTTTTGAAAGAAGCGATCTCGAGAAAACAAATTATCGGGTTAGTACTCGCACTTAGTGGGGTCGTCGTCATCGTCACAGAAGGAAATCTACACATTTTAACTCAATTTCGTTTTGAAGCGATTGATCTTGTTTTAGGGATCGCTGTGATCACATGGGCTCTTTATAGTGTACTAGGTCGTGTTGTTTTAAAGAAATTCAGTCCGATCGTGTCGACTACGTATGCTGTTGGATTTGGGACATTGTTTTTATTGCCTTTTTCCTTATTAGAACGTCCGATGAATGCCGTATTACATGCGACACCGATTGCTTGGTTCTCCATAGTTCATATGAGTGTGTTCGTTACGGTTGTTAGTTTTATTATGTACTATTATGGTATTCAACAAATTGGCGCAGCGCGTGCATCGATTTTTATTAATGTTATGCCCGTCTCAGCTGTGATTATGGCTACGCTCTTCTTAGGAGAAGAATTTACTGCGGCATATGGTATTGGAGCATTTCTTGTCTTAACGGGTGTCTATGTTGGGACATATGTGCGCAAAGTAAGACAGAAACAACCGAGACATGCAAGTTGA
- a CDS encoding copper resistance CopC family protein: protein MKIVWMTIIFAVAMLLPSTVFAHSYVSESKPAADEVVSEAVEGLELFFNGGIEQFSTVTVLNENEEEVEIRDIIIDSPTMIVEFDQELPPGQYTVNWMAIGADTHQTEGAYSFTVDESVRQIENEKNEQEEIAEDQQVEEMTEEVVEDESMNEDGSENEEATSFSIIHIILLLGLLSVILYAVVWFTKRRKQ, encoded by the coding sequence ATGAAGATCGTATGGATGACCATTATTTTTGCGGTTGCAATGCTTTTACCTTCAACTGTTTTTGCTCATTCCTATGTGAGTGAATCAAAACCAGCTGCAGACGAGGTTGTAAGCGAAGCGGTGGAAGGGTTAGAGCTATTTTTCAATGGTGGTATTGAGCAGTTTAGTACAGTCACTGTTTTGAACGAAAACGAAGAAGAAGTCGAAATTAGAGATATTATCATTGACAGTCCTACTATGATAGTGGAGTTTGATCAAGAGCTTCCCCCTGGTCAATACACGGTAAACTGGATGGCTATTGGTGCTGATACGCATCAGACAGAGGGGGCCTATTCTTTTACAGTGGATGAATCAGTTAGGCAAATAGAAAATGAAAAGAATGAGCAAGAAGAAATCGCGGAAGACCAACAAGTAGAAGAAATGACCGAAGAGGTGGTTGAGGACGAATCAATGAATGAAGACGGAAGTGAGAATGAAGAGGCAACAAGCTTCTCTATAATTCATATCATTCTTTTGTTGGGGCTCTTAAGTGTCATATTGTATGCAGTTGTGTGGTTTACGAAGAGAAGGAAACAATAG